In one Streptomyces sp. NBC_01288 genomic region, the following are encoded:
- a CDS encoding STM4012 family radical SAM protein, with the protein MTTAQQTSPYQHYVYAYPHKTAYRRLQDRPALRELWAAQDRSALSLYVHIPFCEVRCGFCNLFTRIGAPDGLTGAYLDALERQADAVRAALGDGEPVRFATAAFGGGTPTFLTASELERLCDIAERRMGADLRAVPLSVEASPATATADRLAVLADRGATRLSLGVQSFVDSEARAAVRPQRRADVEAALGRIRDAAVPVLNIDLIYGIDGQTERTWRASLDAALAWRPEELYLYPLYVRPLTGLGRHQGDTGTDPEWDTQRLRLYRAGRDHLLARGYVQQSMRMFRRADAPPQGTDDYACQTDGMIGLGCGARSYTSTLHYSFDYAVGMHEIRGIIDDYVTTTDFTHAEVGYDMDGHEARRRHLLQSLLQAEGLSVADYRARFGSSPDDDFGTELDRLAGHGWLTDRAGELLVLTPEGLAHSDAVGPELFSPEVRSAMASYERK; encoded by the coding sequence ATGACCACCGCCCAACAGACCAGCCCCTACCAGCACTACGTGTACGCGTATCCGCACAAGACGGCGTACCGTCGCCTCCAAGACCGGCCCGCGCTGCGGGAGTTGTGGGCTGCGCAGGACCGAAGCGCCCTCTCGCTGTATGTGCACATACCGTTCTGCGAGGTCCGCTGCGGCTTCTGCAACCTCTTCACCCGCATCGGTGCCCCGGACGGCCTGACCGGCGCCTATCTGGACGCCCTGGAACGGCAGGCGGACGCCGTCCGGGCGGCGCTCGGCGACGGGGAGCCGGTGCGTTTCGCCACCGCGGCGTTCGGCGGCGGCACCCCGACCTTCCTCACCGCGTCCGAGCTGGAGCGCCTGTGCGACATCGCCGAGCGGCGCATGGGCGCCGACCTGCGCGCGGTCCCGCTCTCCGTGGAGGCCTCGCCCGCCACGGCCACCGCGGACCGGCTCGCCGTCCTCGCGGACCGCGGCGCGACCCGCCTCAGCCTGGGCGTCCAGAGCTTCGTCGACTCCGAGGCCAGGGCCGCCGTACGCCCGCAGCGCCGTGCAGACGTGGAGGCCGCGCTCGGCCGGATCCGGGACGCCGCCGTCCCGGTGCTCAACATCGACCTCATCTACGGCATCGACGGCCAGACCGAGCGGACCTGGCGCGCCTCGCTGGACGCGGCCCTGGCCTGGCGGCCCGAGGAGCTGTACCTGTACCCGCTCTACGTCCGCCCGTTGACCGGCCTCGGCCGGCACCAAGGGGACACCGGAACCGACCCGGAGTGGGACACGCAGCGGCTGCGCCTGTACCGGGCGGGGCGCGACCACCTCCTCGCGCGGGGCTATGTCCAGCAGTCGATGCGGATGTTCCGCCGGGCCGACGCCCCGCCCCAGGGCACCGACGACTACGCCTGCCAGACGGACGGCATGATCGGGCTCGGCTGCGGGGCCCGCTCGTACACGTCGACGCTGCACTACTCCTTCGACTACGCGGTCGGCATGCACGAGATCCGCGGCATCATCGACGACTACGTCACGACGACCGACTTCACGCACGCGGAGGTCGGCTACGACATGGACGGCCACGAGGCGCGCCGCCGTCATCTCCTTCAGTCCCTCCTCCAGGCCGAGGGGCTGTCCGTCGCCGACTACCGCGCCCGCTTCGGGAGTTCGCCCGACGACGACTTCGGGACGGAGCTCGACCGGCTGGCCGGGCACGGCTGGCTGACCGACAGGGCAGGCGAGTTGCTTGTACTTACCCCGGAGGGCCTGGCCCATTCCGACGCCGTGGGGCCGGAGTTGTTCTCCCCCGAGGTGCGGTCCGCGATGGCCTCCTACGAACGGAAGTGA
- a CDS encoding STM4011 family radical SAM protein has translation MDLTVLYRGPLASCDYDCPYCPFAKRRDSTAQLRADREALERFARWATDSEDDLSLLFTPWGEGLVRSWYRRTLTELSRLPHVRRVAIQTNLSCRTGWLAEADLDTLALWCTYHPGQTPYDRFLGKCRELADRGVRFSVGVVGLPGHLAVARRLREDLPPHVYLWINAAEGHTYDDAEADDWTALDPLFPYSRHPHRSAGLPCRTGESVISVDGAGTVRRCHFVRDELGNLYDGSYRAALRPRACPLAVCDCHIGYVHLESLPLYDVFAGGVLERVPSALPGPGTTRTLPLTARPVSVVMSRSCPQ, from the coding sequence ATGGATCTCACCGTCCTATACCGGGGGCCGCTCGCGTCCTGCGACTACGACTGTCCCTACTGCCCGTTCGCCAAGCGCCGCGACTCGACCGCCCAACTCCGCGCGGACCGGGAGGCGTTGGAGCGCTTCGCGCGGTGGGCGACGGACAGCGAGGACGACCTGTCGCTCCTGTTCACACCGTGGGGCGAGGGCCTGGTCCGCTCCTGGTACCGGCGGACCCTGACCGAGCTGTCCCGGCTGCCGCATGTCCGCAGGGTCGCGATCCAGACCAACCTGAGCTGCCGCACCGGCTGGCTCGCCGAGGCCGACCTCGACACGCTCGCCCTGTGGTGCACCTACCATCCGGGCCAGACCCCCTACGACCGTTTCCTCGGCAAGTGCCGTGAACTGGCCGACCGCGGGGTGCGCTTCAGCGTCGGCGTGGTGGGTCTGCCCGGCCACCTGGCTGTGGCCCGCCGCCTCCGCGAGGACCTGCCCCCGCACGTCTACCTCTGGATCAACGCCGCCGAGGGACACACCTACGACGACGCGGAGGCCGACGACTGGACCGCGCTCGACCCCCTGTTCCCGTACAGCCGTCACCCGCACCGCAGCGCCGGACTCCCGTGCCGTACCGGCGAGTCCGTGATCTCGGTCGACGGCGCGGGCACGGTCCGCCGCTGCCACTTCGTCCGCGACGAACTGGGGAACCTGTACGACGGTTCCTACCGGGCGGCGCTGCGACCGCGCGCGTGTCCGCTGGCCGTCTGCGACTGCCACATCGGCTATGTCCACCTGGAGTCCCTGCCCTTGTACGACGTCTTCGCGGGCGGTGTCCTGGAGCGCGTGCCGTCCGCCCTCCCCGGGCCGGGCACCACGCGCACCCTGCCGCTCACAGCGCGGCCGGTGAGCGTCGTAATGTCGAGATCGTGTCCTCAGTGA
- a CDS encoding CHRD domain-containing protein encodes MKFKRFGTIAATALTGTLLLTACNGADGAADATVSHPAAGATQAAGAIGRYSENAPGARYFTSILTGDNEVPVKGKPAVGDKDGSAVALMRVQGDEVSFAFAWTGIGTPTMAHLHQGARGTNGDVKIPFFMEKLKDGTPFVFGTVKVKDADLLRSIKAHPDQFYFNLHTGEFPGGAVRGQTVALPGAVSLPAAIRHSSLAGVVKGAQIYACTKQDDGSYAFTQDNVDATLQGGIQHSFAEHGPAGPPQWIAPDGSSVTGTVLNKFDNGKGNIPQLLLRARQTGKSEGLLSRTTSVLRLNTAGGVAPTGTCDPAEQPTARVPYTADYLFLTTK; translated from the coding sequence ATGAAGTTCAAGCGATTCGGGACCATCGCCGCGACAGCGCTCACCGGCACCCTGCTCCTGACCGCCTGCAACGGCGCGGACGGTGCGGCCGACGCCACCGTGTCGCATCCGGCGGCCGGGGCGACTCAGGCGGCGGGTGCCATAGGCCGCTACTCCGAGAACGCCCCAGGGGCGCGGTACTTCACGTCCATCCTGACCGGTGACAACGAGGTGCCCGTCAAGGGCAAGCCGGCGGTGGGTGACAAGGACGGCAGCGCGGTGGCCCTCATGCGGGTCCAGGGCGACGAGGTGTCCTTCGCGTTCGCGTGGACCGGTATCGGCACCCCGACCATGGCCCATCTCCACCAGGGTGCGCGGGGCACCAACGGTGACGTGAAGATCCCGTTCTTCATGGAGAAGCTCAAGGACGGCACGCCGTTCGTGTTCGGCACCGTGAAGGTCAAGGACGCGGACCTGCTGCGGAGCATCAAGGCACATCCCGACCAGTTCTACTTCAACCTGCACACCGGCGAGTTCCCCGGCGGCGCGGTCCGCGGACAGACCGTCGCGCTGCCGGGCGCCGTCTCGCTGCCCGCCGCCATCCGGCACTCGTCCCTGGCCGGAGTCGTCAAGGGGGCCCAGATCTACGCCTGCACCAAGCAGGACGACGGCTCCTACGCCTTCACCCAGGACAACGTCGACGCCACCCTCCAGGGCGGCATCCAGCACAGCTTCGCCGAGCACGGCCCCGCCGGTCCCCCGCAGTGGATCGCACCCGACGGTTCCTCGGTGACCGGCACCGTCCTCAACAAGTTCGACAACGGCAAGGGCAACATCCCCCAACTCCTGCTCCGCGCGCGGCAGACCGGCAAGAGTGAAGGACTCCTGTCCAGGACCACATCGGTGCTGCGGCTCAACACCGCCGGCGGCGTCGCCCCGACCGGCACCTGCGACCCGGCCGAGCAGCCCACCGCCCGTGTCCCCTACACGGCGGACTACCTGTTCCTCACCACCAAGTAG
- a CDS encoding antibiotic biosynthesis monooxygenase family protein has product MSTVELTRFRVEPGRVAELLDSRPAMLADFRADRAGFLGARLVRLPDDEWLDIVTWRSSEDFAASRAKGANLPGIAAFFAAIASLVSSEEGDEPGTGDVEW; this is encoded by the coding sequence ATGTCGACCGTTGAACTCACCCGCTTCCGTGTCGAACCGGGGCGAGTCGCCGAGCTGCTGGACAGCAGGCCCGCGATGCTCGCCGACTTCCGGGCCGATCGTGCCGGTTTCCTCGGAGCCCGCCTGGTCCGCCTCCCGGACGACGAGTGGCTGGACATCGTGACCTGGCGGAGTTCGGAGGACTTCGCGGCCTCACGGGCCAAGGGAGCCAACCTGCCGGGCATCGCCGCCTTCTTCGCGGCGATCGCCTCGCTGGTGAGTTCGGAGGAGGGGGACGAGCCCGGGACCGGGGACGTCGAGTGGTGA
- a CDS encoding glycosyl hydrolase family 95 catalytic domain-containing protein: MPPSSRRDFLRLTGVAGGGLAAFGGLPPFVAHADPERPAHANIVPESEATTLWYRKPADESRVIQEALPVGNGRMGALVGCDPADDFLYITDGSFWTGGRNDTPTSDGQLPYGADDFGSFGLLAKLRVTLPGHTTEDISDYRRGLDLSNGVVSATYRHRGARFRREIYASHPDDVIVVRLTGGGSHTGVISLEGTHGETTSADGKRLSFAATLKNGLRYAASVTAVSSSGTIKAEDGKLSFSGCREVLIAVCAGTDYSPDATKEFRDSSMVPLTVARTKTAAAAKISGTALLATHVVDYQRLYDRFSIDLGRSSAVQRSLDSWSRIAVRYTDASTPDPELEAAYVQYGRYLTITGSRDWLPMNLQGLWIHNNTPDWYADYHTDINVQMNYWLADPAGLGDNAEALARYCRSQLPVWTDVTKRLFNSPDNRFRNSTGEVAGWAIAFSTNIYGGSGWAWHPSGNAWLCATLWRHYEYTQDRAYLETIYPVVKGAAEFWKARLITTKVTDADGSSRDVLVDDTSWSPEHGPDGKGNTYGQELAWELFREFAAAARVLDRDADLAAELESMRARLYLPRVSPKSGWLEEWMSPDNLGETTHRHLSPLIGFFPGDRISVDTSPRELVDGVRALLTARGMDSFGWACAWRSLCWSRLKDAEKAYQLYLTVLRPSMNNGNGTSANWFDMYSQGSYTIFQIDANLGGPTAALEMILYSKPGVLELLPALPKAWSAKGSVTGIGARGGFTVDFSWRDGKATTVTVRSVGGTETELRAGKFRKKISLKPGASVKIDLS, from the coding sequence GTGCCTCCTTCCTCCCGCCGTGACTTCCTTCGCCTGACCGGTGTCGCCGGTGGCGGCCTCGCCGCCTTCGGTGGCCTGCCCCCGTTCGTAGCGCACGCCGACCCCGAGCGTCCCGCGCACGCGAACATCGTCCCGGAGAGCGAGGCCACCACCCTCTGGTACCGGAAGCCGGCCGACGAGTCGCGCGTCATCCAGGAGGCGCTGCCCGTGGGCAACGGCAGGATGGGCGCGCTGGTCGGCTGCGACCCCGCGGACGACTTCCTGTACATCACGGACGGTTCGTTCTGGACGGGCGGACGCAACGACACCCCCACCAGCGACGGACAACTTCCCTACGGAGCCGATGACTTCGGCAGTTTCGGGCTGCTGGCCAAACTCCGGGTCACGCTGCCGGGCCACACCACGGAGGACATCAGCGACTACCGTCGCGGCCTCGACCTGAGCAACGGTGTGGTGTCGGCGACCTATCGGCACCGCGGAGCCCGTTTCCGCCGGGAGATCTACGCCAGCCACCCGGACGACGTGATCGTGGTCCGGCTCACGGGAGGCGGGAGCCATACCGGTGTGATCTCCCTGGAGGGCACGCACGGTGAGACCACGTCGGCGGACGGGAAGCGGCTGTCGTTCGCCGCGACGCTGAAGAACGGCCTGCGATACGCGGCTTCGGTGACCGCCGTGAGCAGTTCCGGAACCATCAAGGCGGAGGACGGAAAGCTGTCCTTCTCGGGCTGCCGCGAGGTGCTGATCGCCGTCTGTGCGGGTACCGACTACTCACCCGATGCCACCAAGGAATTCCGGGACTCGTCCATGGTCCCCCTCACGGTGGCCCGTACGAAGACCGCTGCCGCGGCGAAGATCTCCGGCACCGCTCTGCTCGCCACCCATGTGGTCGACTACCAGCGCCTCTACGACCGCTTCTCGATCGATCTCGGCAGATCCTCGGCGGTGCAGCGGTCGTTGGACTCGTGGTCGCGCATCGCCGTCCGATACACCGACGCGTCCACCCCGGACCCGGAGCTGGAGGCCGCCTATGTGCAGTACGGCCGCTACCTGACCATCACCGGGTCCAGGGACTGGCTGCCCATGAACCTCCAGGGGCTGTGGATCCACAACAACACCCCTGACTGGTACGCCGATTACCACACGGACATCAACGTGCAGATGAACTACTGGCTGGCCGACCCCGCCGGACTGGGCGACAACGCGGAGGCGCTCGCCCGCTACTGCCGGTCCCAGTTGCCGGTGTGGACCGATGTGACCAAGCGGCTCTTCAACAGCCCTGACAACCGTTTCCGCAACAGCACGGGTGAAGTGGCCGGCTGGGCCATCGCGTTCTCCACCAACATCTACGGCGGCAGCGGCTGGGCCTGGCACCCCTCGGGCAATGCCTGGCTCTGTGCCACGCTGTGGCGCCACTACGAGTACACCCAGGACCGCGCGTACCTGGAGACGATCTATCCGGTGGTGAAGGGAGCGGCCGAGTTCTGGAAGGCGCGGCTGATCACCACCAAGGTGACCGATGCGGACGGTTCGTCCCGCGACGTCCTGGTGGACGACACCTCCTGGTCGCCGGAGCACGGACCGGACGGCAAGGGAAACACCTACGGCCAGGAGCTCGCGTGGGAACTCTTCCGGGAGTTCGCCGCCGCGGCCCGCGTCCTGGACCGCGACGCGGACCTCGCCGCCGAGCTGGAATCGATGCGGGCCAGGCTCTACCTCCCGCGGGTCAGCCCGAAGAGCGGCTGGCTGGAGGAGTGGATGAGCCCGGACAACCTCGGTGAGACGACTCACCGTCATCTGTCACCGCTCATCGGATTCTTTCCCGGCGACCGGATCTCCGTCGACACCAGCCCGCGCGAACTGGTGGACGGCGTACGCGCACTCCTCACCGCCAGGGGAATGGACAGTTTCGGCTGGGCCTGCGCCTGGCGATCGCTGTGCTGGTCGCGGCTGAAGGACGCCGAAAAGGCCTACCAGCTCTATCTCACCGTGCTGCGCCCTTCGATGAACAACGGCAACGGGACCTCCGCGAACTGGTTCGACATGTACAGCCAGGGCAGTTACACGATCTTCCAGATCGACGCCAACCTCGGCGGCCCCACCGCCGCGCTGGAGATGATCCTCTACTCGAAACCGGGAGTCCTCGAACTGCTCCCGGCGCTGCCGAAGGCCTGGTCGGCGAAGGGTTCCGTCACCGGGATCGGCGCCCGCGGCGGATTCACGGTCGACTTCTCCTGGCGGGACGGCAAGGCGACCACGGTGACGGTCCGGAGCGTCGGGGGGACGGAGACCGAACTCCGCGCCGGGAAGTTCCGCAAGAAGATCTCCCTCAAGCCCGGGGCATCCGTGAAGATCGACCTCTCCTGA
- a CDS encoding DMT family transporter: MSSIAVPRTALPRRAWLTDLPVLLVAVVWGASYLAAKDITTARTVLTVLVLRFALVLPVLAVVGHRSLRALTAAQWRGAALLGLILAGIFLLETYGVVHTSATNAGLIISLTMIFTPLAEAAVTRTRPSRAFLGAAALSVLGVLLLTQGAGFSRPSLGDLLMLLAALARTLHVLAMSRTRSVQGADALPLTTVQLATAVAVFAILSTGADTTPWETAADFGPREWAGLLFLSAFCTLFAFFVQMWAVRRTSPSRVSLLLGTEPLWAAAAGIALGGERLGAFGLAGGVLVLVGTGWGRGAAR, translated from the coding sequence ATGTCCTCGATCGCCGTACCGCGCACCGCCCTGCCCCGCCGGGCCTGGCTCACCGACCTGCCCGTCCTGCTGGTCGCGGTGGTCTGGGGCGCCAGTTATCTCGCAGCCAAGGACATCACCACGGCCCGTACGGTCCTCACCGTCCTGGTCCTGCGCTTCGCCCTGGTCCTCCCCGTCCTCGCGGTCGTAGGCCACCGCTCGCTGCGCGCCCTGACGGCCGCCCAGTGGCGCGGCGCGGCCCTGCTCGGGCTGATCCTCGCCGGGATCTTCCTCCTGGAGACCTACGGCGTCGTCCACACCTCGGCGACCAACGCGGGCCTCATCATCAGCCTCACCATGATCTTCACCCCGCTCGCCGAGGCTGCCGTGACCCGCACCCGGCCCTCCCGCGCCTTCCTCGGCGCGGCGGCTCTCTCCGTGCTCGGCGTGCTGCTGCTGACCCAGGGCGCGGGCTTCTCCCGCCCCTCCCTCGGCGACCTCCTCATGCTGCTCGCGGCGCTGGCCCGCACCCTGCACGTCCTCGCCATGTCCCGCACCAGGTCGGTCCAGGGCGCGGACGCGCTGCCCCTGACCACCGTCCAACTCGCCACCGCCGTCGCGGTGTTCGCGATCCTGTCGACCGGCGCCGACACCACACCGTGGGAGACGGCCGCCGACTTCGGGCCGCGCGAGTGGGCCGGGCTGCTGTTCCTGTCCGCGTTCTGCACCCTGTTCGCCTTCTTCGTCCAGATGTGGGCCGTACGCCGGACCTCGCCCTCCCGTGTCAGTCTGCTGCTCGGCACCGAGCCGCTGTGGGCCGCCGCGGCCGGTATAGCGCTCGGCGGCGAACGGCTCGGCGCGTTCGGGCTGGCGGGTGGTGTGCTCGTCCTCGTGGGGACGGGATGGGGGCGCGGGGCCGCACGGTGA
- a CDS encoding dihydrofolate reductase family protein, giving the protein MGKLVSTLFVTLDGVYQAPGGPEEDTRGGFEHGGWSFVYGDDDFGRFVVEVFDRSGAYLLGRRTYDIFAGYWPDKTDPADPIAAKLNALPKYVASSTLTDPSWAGTTVLGGDLAKEVTDLKERTEGEVQLHGSGALVRSLLALGLVDTLHLVTFPVVLGSGLRLFPEGTEPMAFRHTGGRVTSTGVSIQSYDLAGRPTYGSYADADAENA; this is encoded by the coding sequence ATGGGCAAGCTCGTCTCCACTCTCTTCGTCACCCTCGACGGCGTCTACCAGGCCCCCGGCGGCCCGGAAGAGGACACCCGCGGCGGCTTCGAGCACGGCGGCTGGAGTTTCGTCTACGGCGACGACGACTTCGGCCGGTTCGTGGTCGAGGTCTTCGACCGCTCCGGCGCCTATCTGCTCGGCCGTCGTACGTACGACATCTTCGCCGGGTACTGGCCGGACAAGACCGACCCCGCCGACCCGATCGCCGCCAAGCTGAACGCGCTGCCGAAGTACGTCGCCTCGTCGACCCTCACCGACCCCTCCTGGGCCGGCACCACCGTCCTCGGCGGCGACCTCGCCAAGGAGGTCACCGACCTCAAGGAGCGCACCGAGGGCGAAGTCCAACTGCACGGCAGCGGCGCCCTCGTCCGCTCCCTCCTCGCGCTCGGCCTCGTCGACACGCTCCACCTGGTGACCTTCCCGGTCGTGCTCGGCAGCGGTCTGCGCCTGTTCCCCGAGGGCACCGAGCCCATGGCCTTCCGGCACACGGGCGGGCGCGTGACCAGCACCGGCGTCTCCATCCAGTCGTACGACCTGGCGGGCCGCCCGACCTACGGCTCGTACGCGGACGCCGATGCGGAAAACGCCTAG
- a CDS encoding AIM24 family protein has product MTLQQEIVGNAMQMAVVNLNPGQTVYCEAGKFLFKTTNVTMETRLGGSSSGGQQQGGGSGGGGMGGMLRQAVGTAMQVGQRALAGESLAFQYFTSQGGEGTVGFAGVLPGEMRALELDGTRAWFAEKDAFVAAESSVQFGIAFQGGRTGMSGGEGFVLEKFTGHGTVIIAGAGNFIDLNPADFGGRIEVDTGCLVAFEEGVQYGVQRIGGLNRQGLMNAVFGGEGLSLATLEGNGRVILQSLTIESLANALKKAQGGDKQGPTGGMFSTHAG; this is encoded by the coding sequence GTGACCCTTCAGCAAGAGATCGTCGGCAACGCCATGCAGATGGCGGTCGTCAACCTGAACCCCGGCCAGACCGTGTACTGCGAGGCCGGGAAGTTCCTCTTCAAGACGACGAACGTGACCATGGAGACCCGCCTCGGCGGATCGTCGAGCGGCGGCCAGCAACAGGGCGGCGGCTCGGGCGGTGGCGGTATGGGCGGCATGCTCCGGCAGGCCGTGGGGACGGCCATGCAGGTCGGCCAGCGCGCGCTCGCCGGTGAGTCGCTGGCGTTCCAGTACTTCACCTCCCAGGGCGGCGAGGGCACCGTCGGCTTCGCGGGCGTGCTCCCCGGGGAGATGCGCGCCCTGGAACTGGACGGCACGCGCGCGTGGTTCGCGGAGAAGGACGCCTTCGTGGCCGCCGAGTCCAGCGTCCAGTTCGGCATCGCCTTCCAGGGCGGCCGCACCGGCATGAGCGGCGGCGAGGGCTTCGTCCTGGAGAAGTTCACCGGGCACGGCACGGTGATCATCGCCGGCGCGGGCAACTTCATCGACCTGAACCCGGCCGACTTCGGCGGCCGCATCGAGGTCGACACCGGCTGCCTCGTCGCCTTCGAGGAGGGCGTCCAGTACGGCGTCCAGCGCATCGGCGGCCTCAACCGCCAGGGCCTGATGAACGCCGTGTTCGGCGGCGAGGGCCTGTCCCTGGCCACCCTGGAGGGCAACGGCAGGGTCATCCTCCAGTCCCTCACCATCGAGAGCCTCGCCAACGCCCTGAAGAAGGCCCAGGGCGGCGACAAGCAGGGCCCGACCGGCGGCATGTTCTCGACCCACGCCGGCTGA
- a CDS encoding SDR family oxidoreductase, whose amino-acid sequence MTTTYGTLNGKVALVTGGGRGIGAATALRLARDGADVAVTYVDGKEAAEDVVERIEALGRRAVALRADSADAVEAAGAVERTAEALGGLDVLVNNVGMGLLGPLDGLSLADVDRVLAVNVRGVFLTSQAAAARMASGGRIITIGTCMTQRVPGPGGTLYATSKSALIGLTKALARELGGRGITANIVHPGPTDTDMNPADGPYAADQAAMTALGRFGTADEVASMVAYLAGADYVTGAEFAVDGGHAA is encoded by the coding sequence ATGACAACGACTTACGGAACCCTGAACGGCAAGGTCGCCCTGGTCACCGGCGGCGGTCGCGGCATCGGCGCGGCGACGGCACTACGGCTGGCGCGGGACGGCGCGGACGTGGCGGTCACCTACGTGGACGGCAAGGAGGCCGCCGAGGACGTCGTAGAGCGGATAGAGGCGTTGGGACGGCGGGCGGTCGCGCTGCGCGCGGACTCCGCGGATGCCGTCGAGGCGGCCGGCGCGGTGGAACGTACGGCGGAGGCGCTGGGCGGGCTCGACGTGCTGGTGAACAACGTGGGGATGGGATTGCTCGGCCCGCTGGACGGGCTGTCCCTCGCCGACGTGGACCGGGTCCTGGCGGTGAACGTCCGCGGGGTGTTCCTGACCTCGCAGGCGGCTGCCGCGCGGATGGCGTCCGGGGGTCGGATCATCACGATCGGTACGTGCATGACGCAGCGGGTGCCGGGTCCTGGTGGAACCCTCTACGCGACGAGCAAGTCGGCGCTGATCGGGCTGACGAAGGCGCTCGCCCGTGAGCTGGGCGGACGCGGGATCACGGCGAACATCGTGCACCCGGGGCCCACGGACACCGACATGAACCCGGCGGACGGCCCGTACGCGGCCGACCAGGCGGCCATGACGGCGTTGGGACGGTTCGGGACGGCGGACGAGGTGGCGTCGATGGTCGCGTATCTGGCGGGGGCGGACTACGTCACGGGGGCGGAGTTCGCGGTGGACGGCGGGCATGCGGCGTAG
- the alc gene encoding allantoicase encodes MTAIPNFTGDANPYAGGDPYADYRTADFPFTQYANLADRQLGAGVIAANDEFFAQRENLLVPGPAEFDPEHFGHKGKIMDGWETRRRRGASAEHPWPTAEDHDWALVRLGAPGVIRGIVVDTAHFRGNYPQAVSVEGTSVLGSPSPEDLLSDDVKWTPLVPRTPVGGHAANGFSISTEQRFTHLRVNQHPDGGIARLRVYGEVVPDPNWLAALGTFDVVALENGGGAEDASNLFYSPASNTIQPGRSRKMDDGWETRRRRDQGNDWIRYRLAAQSQIRAVEIDTAYLKGNSAGWASVSVRDGETGDWTEILPRTRLQPDTNHRFVLPTPAIGTHARVDIYPDGGISRLRLFGTLTEQGAATLAARHQELGG; translated from the coding sequence GTGACGGCGATTCCGAATTTCACCGGCGACGCGAACCCCTACGCAGGCGGTGACCCGTACGCGGACTACCGCACGGCCGACTTCCCCTTCACCCAGTACGCCAACCTCGCCGACCGGCAGTTGGGCGCCGGTGTCATCGCCGCCAACGACGAGTTCTTCGCCCAGCGCGAGAACCTCCTCGTGCCCGGGCCCGCCGAGTTCGACCCCGAGCACTTCGGGCACAAGGGCAAGATCATGGACGGCTGGGAGACCCGACGCCGTCGAGGCGCCTCGGCCGAGCACCCCTGGCCGACGGCGGAGGATCACGACTGGGCGCTGGTCCGCCTCGGAGCCCCCGGCGTCATCAGGGGCATCGTGGTCGACACGGCCCACTTCCGCGGCAACTACCCGCAGGCGGTGTCGGTGGAGGGCACGTCGGTACTGGGCTCCCCGTCCCCCGAAGACCTCCTCTCGGACGACGTGAAGTGGACGCCCCTTGTCCCGCGCACGCCGGTCGGCGGCCACGCGGCGAACGGCTTCTCGATATCCACCGAACAACGCTTCACCCACCTCCGCGTCAACCAGCACCCCGACGGCGGCATCGCGCGCCTGCGGGTCTACGGCGAGGTCGTCCCCGACCCCAACTGGCTCGCGGCGCTGGGCACGTTCGACGTGGTCGCCCTGGAGAACGGCGGCGGCGCCGAGGACGCCTCCAACCTCTTCTACTCACCCGCGAGCAACACCATCCAGCCCGGCCGCTCCCGCAAGATGGACGACGGCTGGGAAACCCGCCGCCGCCGCGACCAGGGCAACGACTGGATCCGCTACCGCCTGGCAGCGCAGTCCCAGATCCGCGCCGTGGAGATCGACACGGCGTACCTGAAGGGCAACAGCGCGGGCTGGGCGTCGGTATCGGTACGGGACGGCGAGACCGGCGACTGGACCGAGATCCTTCCGCGCACCCGCCTCCAGCCCGACACGAACCACCGCTTCGTGCTCCCCACTCCGGCGATCGGGACGCACGCGCGCGTGGACATCTATCCCGACGGTGGGATCTCGCGGCTGCGGTTGTTCGGGACGCTGACGGAGCAGGGCGCGGCGACGCTGGCGGCCCGGCATCAGGAACTGGGCGGCTGA